A window of the Natronospira proteinivora genome harbors these coding sequences:
- the prfA gene encoding peptide chain release factor 1: MKDSIHRKLEQLEERFEELSGLLAEPDAANDQSRFRDLSKEYARLEPVIAAFREYQQQKTDRAAAEEMSRDSDPAVREMAEDELGAADDRLGELEEQLLHLMVPRDPHDDSNLYLEIRAGTGGDEAALFAGDLFRMYCRYAETRGWQVEVLNESPGEVGGYREIISRVVGDDAYAHLKFESGAHRVQRVPQTESQGRIHTSACTVAVLPEIESAVNIEINPNDLRVDTFRAAGAGGQHVNKTDSAIRLTHLPTGVVVECQEERSQHKNRARAMSLLQSKLEAAEQAKRQASETETRRKLVGSGDRSERIRTYNFPQGRVTDHRINLTVHQLESILAGQLEMVIDPLMQEDHAERLASMGG; this comes from the coding sequence ATGAAGGACAGCATTCATCGGAAACTGGAACAACTTGAGGAGCGTTTCGAAGAACTCTCCGGCCTCTTGGCTGAGCCGGATGCGGCCAATGATCAGTCCCGCTTCCGGGACCTCTCCAAGGAATATGCCCGCCTGGAACCAGTGATAGCCGCCTTCCGTGAGTATCAACAGCAAAAGACCGACCGGGCGGCCGCCGAAGAAATGAGCCGGGATTCCGATCCGGCCGTTCGCGAGATGGCCGAGGACGAACTGGGCGCGGCCGACGACAGGCTGGGCGAGCTGGAAGAACAATTGCTGCACCTCATGGTGCCACGGGACCCCCACGACGACAGCAATCTCTATCTGGAAATTCGGGCAGGCACCGGGGGCGACGAAGCCGCCTTGTTTGCCGGGGATCTATTTCGCATGTATTGCCGTTATGCCGAAACCCGAGGCTGGCAGGTGGAAGTACTGAACGAGAGTCCGGGTGAAGTGGGCGGCTATCGGGAGATCATCAGCCGGGTGGTGGGCGATGATGCCTACGCCCATCTGAAATTCGAATCCGGCGCCCATCGGGTGCAACGGGTGCCCCAGACGGAATCCCAGGGCCGGATCCATACCTCCGCCTGCACGGTGGCGGTGTTACCCGAAATCGAGAGCGCCGTGAACATCGAGATCAACCCCAATGACCTGCGGGTGGATACCTTCCGAGCCGCGGGCGCCGGTGGCCAGCATGTGAACAAGACCGATTCGGCCATCCGCCTGACCCACCTGCCCACCGGGGTGGTAGTGGAATGCCAGGAAGAGCGCTCCCAGCACAAGAACCGGGCCCGAGCCATGAGTCTGCTGCAGTCCAAGCTGGAAGCGGCCGAGCAAGCCAAGCGCCAAGCCAGCGAGACCGAAACCCGCCGCAAGCTGGTGGGCAGCGGCGACCGCTCGGAACGGATCCGAACCTACAACTTTCCCCAGGGCCGAGTCACGGACCACCGAATCAATCTGACCGTGCATCAGCTGGAGAGCATTCTGGCGGGACAACTGGAAATGGTGATTGATCCGCTCATGCAGGAAGACCACGCAGAGCGCCTGGCGAGCATGGGCGGCTAA
- a CDS encoding 2OG-Fe(II) oxygenase — protein sequence MNSNRSSRLQPNLDGLVDALARQGWGVTDSLVDGEQSARLRRRLRYRLKSGSFRDAAVGRAATRARVRAVRGDRLCWLNDTAARGTERLWLDQLEQLRLALNQSLFLGLRHWEGHYAVYPPGAHYERHVDRFRDDDARVVSTVLYLNPSWRAEWGGQLRLYPEGQAVQDVEPAVGRFVCFMSANLPHEVLTTHHERLSIVGWFRRD from the coding sequence ATGAACAGCAACAGATCCAGTAGGTTGCAGCCCAATCTGGACGGTTTGGTGGACGCCCTAGCCCGGCAGGGTTGGGGCGTCACCGATTCCCTGGTGGACGGGGAGCAGTCGGCGCGCCTGCGTCGGCGGCTTCGTTATCGCCTTAAATCCGGCAGTTTCCGGGATGCGGCAGTGGGTCGCGCTGCTACCCGGGCCCGGGTGAGGGCGGTTCGCGGTGACCGGCTTTGCTGGTTGAACGACACCGCCGCCCGGGGTACGGAGCGGTTGTGGCTGGATCAGCTTGAACAGCTGCGCCTGGCTCTGAATCAATCCCTTTTCCTTGGCCTGCGTCACTGGGAAGGTCATTACGCGGTATACCCGCCCGGGGCTCATTACGAGCGCCATGTGGACCGTTTCCGGGATGACGATGCCCGGGTGGTCTCCACGGTGTTGTATCTGAACCCGAGCTGGCGGGCGGAATGGGGCGGACAGCTAAGGCTCTACCCGGAAGGGCAGGCGGTCCAGGATGTGGAGCCGGCTGTGGGTCGTTTCGTTTGTTTCATGAGTGCCAATCTGCCCCACGAAGTGCTGACCACTCATCACGAACGGCTTTCCATTGTGGGCTGGTTCCGCCGGGACTAA